The nucleotide window GGATTGAGGTTTTGACGGGAGGCTGTTCCGGCATGACCTATGGCGCCGGAATCGATGAAAAGATGAATGATGACGATGTCGTGCTGTATCAGGACAACGATTTCAAGGTGGTTGCCGATATGCGCAGCGCTCTTTATCTGGACGGCCTCCATATTGATTATTCGGACGACCTGATTCGTTCCGGATTCCGTTTTTACAATCCCAAGGCGAAAAAATCGTGCGGCTGCGGCAGCAGTTTTAGCGCCTGAGACAACACCTGAAATCCCGGGAGTGGCCATGAGCCTTAAACCGATAGAAATAATGGGGGGAGAATCTGTTTACTGCATCAATGAAGGGCAGTTGCAGAAGGCGTATGAACTGGCGATGAGCGATTCCGACTCCGCCAACCGTATCAACGCTCAACTGAAAACTCTGGAAGAGCAGTTGACTCGAAACGAGCGGGCCGCTCTTGCTTTCCTTCTTATCGACCGCCTGCTCAAGACATCTCAACGAACTTCCGAATAGAAATAGTCTATCCCTTCTTCCCTGTACGACTGGGGCAGAAGGTCTAACAGGTCCCAGAGGGCGCAGAAGTTATCCCCCGGAC belongs to Candidatus Zixiibacteriota bacterium and includes:
- a CDS encoding iron-sulfur cluster assembly accessory protein, with protein sequence MNVNISSKAKQELLNIKVGGDRFLRIEVLTGGCSGMTYGAGIDEKMNDDDVVLYQDNDFKVVADMRSALYLDGLHIDYSDDLIRSGFRFYNPKAKKSCGCGSSFSA